In one Pempheris klunzingeri isolate RE-2024b chromosome 8, fPemKlu1.hap1, whole genome shotgun sequence genomic region, the following are encoded:
- the ggctb gene encoding gamma-glutamylcyclotransferase gives MYMLTPAAVSDNMETNHTFLYFAYGSNLLKERLQLKNPSATIHCVARLKDYELVFGNHKGLASDRWHGGVATIEHSPGDEVWGVVWRMNMSDLESLDSQENVTLGAYSPVELSVKTKGQELNCRTYIMNSCVYAPPSPQYLQVIVMGAEQNGLPKGYQEKLKAIKTNMYEGPLPMMAELEQARRRAKERDNIHSDA, from the exons ATGTATATGTTGACACCTGCAGCTGTTAG tgACAACATGGAGACAAACCACACCTTCTTGTACTTTGCATATGGCAGCAACCTGCTGAAGGAGCGGCTCCAGCTCAAGAACCCCTCTGCGACAATACACTGTGTGGCCAGGCTGAAG GACTATGAATTGGTGTTTGGGAACCATAAAGGCCTTGCCAGTGACCGGTGGCATGGAGGCGTGGCCACCATAGAGCACAGCCCAGGGGACGAGGTGTGGGGTGTGGTGTGGAGGATGAACATGTCTGATCTGGAGTCTCTAGACAG TCAAGAGAATGTGACGTTAGGTGCGTACAGTCCTGTGGAGCTATCAGTGAAGACAAAAGGCCAGGAGCTCAACTGTCGTACCTACATAatgaacagctgtgtgtatGCCCCACCATCACCACAATACCTGCAG GTGATTGTGATGGGAGCAGAGCAGAACGGCTTGCCAAAGGGGTACCAGGAAAAGCTGAAAGCAATCAAGACCAACATGTATGAGGGCCCTCTACCCATGATGGCTGAACTCGAGCAAGCCAGAAGAAGAGCCAAAGAGAGGGACAACATCCATTCTGATGCCTGA